From Pseudomonas vanderleydeniana, the proteins below share one genomic window:
- a CDS encoding PepSY-associated TM helix domain-containing protein, with the protein MSKKSRSKIWFLVHSWLALPIWFFVLIVCVTGTLAVVSQEIVWLANPDIRASKPSDDAPLLSYDQVLAAIKKNEPELIVQSIQRPDESHFALLADIGYPDGRSVTVYVNPYTGVIQGISPQFNFKNFTRALHGWWLVPFTNGYSWGWYLVSLLGIPMLASLITGLVVYKRFWKGFLKPTLRFNHGARIFWGDFHRLSGIWSIWFIAVISITGTWFLIQAILADNQISIATRPIPAIISHDSAPLTADGRAAPRLGADEALRIAQQQVPGLDASFISLPGNAYSAFEVGGRSWYPLMYQTLELNPYNGKVEQSRLLSDRTGLEFVTESMRPLHTGDFGGLWVKLIWFFFGLLLSMMVLSGLLIWSKRTALATLNALKRSNKAERAEKARPRTTLGAETPEVNL; encoded by the coding sequence ATGTCCAAGAAGTCCCGCTCGAAAATCTGGTTCCTGGTCCATAGCTGGCTGGCGCTACCCATCTGGTTCTTTGTCCTGATCGTCTGTGTCACCGGCACCCTGGCGGTGGTCAGCCAGGAGATCGTCTGGCTGGCCAACCCCGATATCCGCGCCAGCAAACCCTCCGATGACGCGCCCTTGCTCAGCTACGACCAGGTGCTGGCCGCCATCAAGAAGAATGAGCCCGAGCTGATCGTGCAGTCGATCCAGCGCCCGGACGAAAGCCACTTCGCCCTGCTGGCCGATATCGGCTATCCGGACGGACGCTCGGTGACGGTCTACGTCAATCCCTACACCGGGGTGATCCAGGGCATCAGTCCGCAGTTCAACTTCAAGAACTTCACCCGGGCCTTGCATGGCTGGTGGCTGGTGCCGTTCACCAACGGCTACAGCTGGGGCTGGTACCTGGTATCGCTGCTGGGTATACCGATGCTGGCCTCGCTGATCACCGGCCTGGTGGTCTACAAGCGCTTCTGGAAAGGGTTTCTCAAGCCAACCCTGCGTTTCAACCACGGGGCCCGGATCTTCTGGGGGGACTTCCATCGCCTGAGCGGGATCTGGTCGATCTGGTTCATCGCGGTGATCTCCATCACCGGCACCTGGTTCCTGATCCAGGCGATTCTCGCCGACAACCAGATCAGCATCGCCACCCGGCCCATCCCGGCCATCATCTCCCACGACAGCGCACCGTTGACGGCCGATGGTCGAGCGGCCCCGAGACTCGGTGCCGACGAAGCCCTGCGCATCGCCCAGCAACAGGTACCCGGGCTCGATGCCAGCTTCATCAGCCTGCCGGGCAACGCCTACAGTGCCTTCGAGGTCGGCGGCCGAAGCTGGTACCCACTGATGTACCAGACCCTGGAACTGAACCCCTACAACGGCAAGGTCGAACAGTCGCGCCTGCTGTCGGACCGCACGGGCCTGGAGTTCGTCACCGAGTCCATGCGACCGCTGCACACCGGTGACTTCGGTGGGCTGTGGGTCAAGCTGATCTGGTTCTTCTTCGGCCTGCTGCTGAGCATGATGGTCCTCAGCGGCCTGCTGATCTGGAGCAAGCGCACCGCGCTGGCCACGCTCAATGCCCTGAAACGCAGCAACAAGGCCGAGCGAGCCGAAAAGGCCAGGCCCCGTACCACCCTCGGCGCCGAAACCCCGGAGGTCAACCTGTGA
- a CDS encoding TauD/TfdA family dioxygenase: protein MNNALSLDIRPLLTGSGTLPMLIQAPEPGLDLREAFAECKVLIDQHLYRAGGVLLRGFDVGGPEAFREFAAAFGHPLLNYEFGSTPRSNVTKGVYTSTEYPAHQSIPLHNEQAYTLEWPMKIWFYSVIAAQTGGETPICDSREVYRRIPARIRERLVSKGLMYVRNFGNGLDVDWSQVFNTEDEAQVEAYCRAHAIECEWKDDGELRTRQRCQVVAHHPVTREMVWFNQAHLFHVSNLQPEVREALLEVVDEEDLPRNVYYGDGSAIEVDLLDEVRGVLDECTISFPWQENDVLMLDNMLAAHARSPFTGKRKVVVAMAEGYSQPAD, encoded by the coding sequence ATGAACAATGCGTTGAGTTTGGATATCCGGCCGCTGCTGACCGGTTCGGGCACCTTGCCCATGCTGATCCAGGCGCCTGAGCCCGGGCTTGACCTGCGCGAGGCGTTTGCCGAGTGCAAGGTCCTGATCGACCAGCACCTGTACCGGGCCGGCGGTGTCCTGTTGCGCGGTTTCGATGTGGGCGGTCCCGAGGCTTTCCGTGAGTTCGCCGCGGCGTTCGGGCATCCGCTGCTCAACTACGAGTTCGGTTCGACTCCACGCAGCAACGTGACCAAGGGGGTGTACACCTCCACCGAATACCCGGCGCACCAGAGCATTCCGCTGCACAACGAGCAGGCCTACACCCTTGAGTGGCCGATGAAGATCTGGTTCTACAGCGTGATCGCGGCCCAGACCGGTGGCGAGACGCCGATCTGCGACAGCCGCGAGGTCTATCGCCGGATACCGGCGCGTATCCGCGAGCGGCTGGTCAGCAAGGGCCTGATGTACGTGCGCAACTTCGGCAACGGCCTGGACGTGGACTGGAGCCAGGTTTTCAATACCGAGGATGAAGCGCAGGTCGAGGCCTACTGCCGGGCCCATGCCATCGAGTGCGAATGGAAGGATGATGGCGAGTTGCGTACCCGCCAGCGTTGCCAGGTGGTGGCGCATCACCCGGTGACCCGGGAAATGGTCTGGTTCAACCAGGCGCACCTGTTCCACGTTTCCAACCTGCAACCGGAGGTGCGCGAAGCGCTGCTCGAGGTGGTGGACGAGGAAGACCTGCCGCGCAACGTCTACTACGGCGACGGCTCGGCCATCGAGGTCGACCTGCTCGACGAGGTGCGTGGCGTGCTGGACGAATGCACCATCAGTTTCCCCTGGCAGGAAAACGATGTGCTGATGCTCGACAACATGCTCGCCGCCCACGCCCGTTCGCCGTTTACCGGCAAGCGCAAGGTGGTGGTGGCGATGGCTGAGGGCTATTCGCAGCCCGCCGACTGA